The following are from one region of the Candidatus Binatia bacterium genome:
- a CDS encoding SCO family protein gives MKRAIRAGALLVLVAALALALPVRRWLGLEPELPVLGQAPEFHLVADDGSAFASSLLDGRVWVASFLYTSCPGPCPRLVERLKQVRRTVPVSSMAIISISVDPDTDTAPVLAGYKTKHAIASSDAWTFLTGPSADVIPLVQRGFLTGVSRDGAPGEEGAVAHGTRVALIDGQHRIRGFYATEEDSELSRLERDAAALAAAESGTR, from the coding sequence ATGAAGCGGGCAATCCGCGCCGGAGCGCTCCTCGTCCTCGTTGCCGCCCTCGCGCTCGCCCTGCCGGTGCGGCGCTGGCTCGGACTGGAGCCCGAGCTTCCGGTGCTCGGCCAGGCGCCCGAGTTCCATCTCGTTGCCGACGACGGTTCTGCGTTTGCGTCTTCGTTGCTGGACGGTCGGGTGTGGGTGGCGAGCTTCCTCTACACGAGCTGCCCCGGCCCCTGCCCTCGCCTGGTCGAGCGACTGAAGCAGGTTCGACGCACCGTGCCCGTTTCCAGCATGGCCATCATCTCGATCAGCGTCGATCCGGACACCGATACGGCGCCTGTGCTTGCCGGGTACAAGACCAAGCACGCGATCGCCTCCAGCGATGCGTGGACGTTCCTTACCGGACCTTCTGCCGACGTCATTCCGCTCGTGCAGCGCGGTTTTCTTACCGGCGTCAGCCGCGACGGGGCTCCGGGTGAAGAAGGTGCCGTCGCGCACGGAACACGTGTCGCGCTGATCGACGGGCAGCACCGCATTCGCGGCTTCTATGCGACCGAGGAAGACAGCGAGCTGTCGCGACTCGAGCGCGACGCCGCCGCGCTTGCCGCGGCGGAAAGCGGCACTCGCTGA
- a CDS encoding ABC transporter permease, which produces MATGTMLASYALARREVVRFLRQRNRVTGALVQPVLFWVLFGAGLSPSFRSGSVGYSEYFFPGVIVMIVLFTAIFATISIIDDRNTGFLQGVLVAPVPRSAIVLGKIGGTTVLAVGQALLVAAAAPLFGMSIGFGGVLASIPVLVLVSISLAGLGLWIAWRMDSTQGFHAIMMSVLMPMWLLSGAFFPPGGTPSWLSIIIACNPLTYGVALLRHALYLGSPAATALLPPASACLMVTLLFAVATVAGASSAARVRGSGSLP; this is translated from the coding sequence ATGGCGACGGGCACCATGCTTGCCAGTTACGCGCTGGCGCGCCGCGAAGTCGTCCGCTTTCTTCGCCAGCGAAACCGCGTGACCGGTGCCCTCGTGCAGCCGGTGTTGTTCTGGGTGCTCTTCGGCGCGGGCCTGAGCCCTTCGTTCCGCAGCGGCTCGGTCGGCTACAGCGAATACTTCTTTCCGGGCGTGATCGTGATGATCGTGCTGTTCACGGCGATCTTCGCGACGATCTCGATCATCGACGATCGCAACACCGGATTCCTGCAGGGCGTACTGGTCGCGCCGGTGCCGCGCTCGGCAATCGTGCTCGGCAAGATCGGCGGCACCACGGTGCTTGCCGTCGGGCAGGCGCTGCTGGTCGCGGCCGCAGCGCCCCTGTTCGGCATGTCGATCGGCTTCGGCGGAGTGCTCGCGTCGATTCCCGTTCTCGTGCTCGTCTCCATCTCGCTGGCAGGCCTCGGGCTGTGGATCGCGTGGCGCATGGATTCCACGCAGGGTTTCCACGCGATCATGATGTCGGTGCTGATGCCGATGTGGCTGCTGTCGGGCGCGTTCTTTCCGCCGGGCGGCACGCCTTCGTGGCTCTCCATCATCATCGCATGCAATCCCCTGACGTACGGTGTCGCGCTGCTGCGCCACGCGCTCTACCTCGGCAGCCCGGCGGCAACGGCATTGCTGCCGCCGGCGTCTGCGTGCCTCATGGTCACGCTGCTGTTCGCCGTAGCGACCGTCGCCGGGGCTTCCTCGGCCGCGCGGGTGCGCGGCTCGGGCAGCCTTCCCTGA